A single genomic interval of Bacillota bacterium harbors:
- a CDS encoding pseudouridine synthase: MERIQKVLARAGVGARRTCEELVRAGRVQVGGKVATIGMKVDPARATIYVDGKRIHVSQNYVYCLLYKPKGYVSTVKDPQGRPKVTDLVHVSGVRLFPVGRLDFDTSGLILLTNDGKLAYLLTHPKYGVWKTYQALVRGRPAPAALAQLEKGVLLPEGKTTPAHVRLLKQSGDQAWLEISLREGKKRQVRKMCEAVGHPVLDLKRTKLAFLDLKGLHPGQFRLLSTEEVLRLKKIALNGASRQD, translated from the coding sequence CTGGAACGAATCCAGAAAGTACTGGCAAGGGCCGGGGTTGGGGCCCGGCGTACCTGTGAAGAGTTAGTGCGGGCCGGAAGGGTTCAGGTTGGTGGAAAAGTTGCCACAATTGGGATGAAAGTAGACCCGGCGCGGGCCACCATTTATGTAGACGGAAAAAGGATTCACGTTTCTCAAAATTACGTATATTGTTTGCTTTACAAACCTAAGGGTTACGTTTCTACAGTAAAGGACCCCCAGGGGAGACCCAAGGTGACGGACCTGGTTCATGTTTCTGGGGTGCGCCTGTTTCCCGTTGGAAGGCTTGACTTTGATACAAGCGGTTTAATTCTTTTAACAAATGATGGGAAACTTGCATACCTTTTAACTCATCCCAAGTACGGGGTCTGGAAAACCTACCAGGCACTTGTCAGGGGAAGACCCGCCCCGGCCGCGTTAGCGCAACTGGAGAAAGGAGTACTTCTCCCTGAAGGCAAAACCACCCCGGCTCACGTCAGGTTACTGAAGCAGTCCGGGGATCAGGCGTGGCTGGAGATTAGTTTGCGTGAAGGAAAGAAGCGCCAGGTCCGGAAAATGTGCGAGGCTGTCGGTCATCCTGTTCTGGATCTGAAGCGCACTAAACTTGCATTTCTCGATCTCAAAGGCCTGCACCCCGGTCAATTTCGCTTGCTGAGCACGGAGGAAGTGCTTCGCTTGAAAAAGATTGCCTTAAACGGTGCTTCGAGGCAGGATTAA
- a CDS encoding cobalamin-binding protein translates to MKHGVRRFICFWSLITLILFFFLSGCRAAQNEKAGGSANPPPAPVTVKDDSGTVLEFSAFPKRIVSLAPSNTEILFALGLEDRIVGVTSYCDYPPAAKHKTKVGDLQANLEQIMALKPDLVVAKWTLNKDAVSKLRKLKIPVLCVEPESMEGVYRAILMVAQATGTEEAGRKIVEEMKAKLRKVEEKLAGLPASERLRVFIEVGDDPLFTAGSKTFINELVNRAGGINIAQDVQGYQMYSSEAVVEKNPDVILAPDSYYVDVRQIIKKRPGWVQIKAVRNNRIIHELDSNLINRPGPRAAEAVAAIARAFYPEIFPEKSQDE, encoded by the coding sequence ATGAAGCACGGAGTGAGGCGGTTTATTTGCTTTTGGAGCCTGATTACCCTGATACTATTTTTTTTCTTAAGCGGTTGCCGGGCTGCTCAAAATGAAAAAGCGGGAGGGAGCGCCAATCCTCCCCCTGCTCCGGTTACGGTTAAAGATGATTCAGGTACTGTTCTGGAGTTCAGCGCTTTCCCCAAGCGGATTGTTTCCCTTGCCCCGAGCAACACGGAAATCCTCTTCGCTTTAGGCTTGGAAGACCGGATTGTTGGTGTTACATCATACTGCGATTATCCTCCGGCAGCAAAGCATAAAACCAAAGTAGGCGATCTCCAGGCAAATCTAGAACAGATCATGGCGTTAAAACCGGATCTCGTTGTAGCTAAATGGACCCTCAACAAAGATGCAGTAAGTAAGTTGCGAAAGTTAAAGATTCCTGTATTGTGCGTCGAGCCCGAGAGCATGGAAGGGGTCTACCGCGCGATCTTAATGGTTGCCCAGGCAACCGGTACCGAAGAAGCCGGAAGAAAAATTGTAGAGGAGATGAAGGCTAAACTTCGCAAAGTTGAGGAGAAGCTTGCGGGACTGCCTGCTTCCGAGCGGCTGAGGGTTTTTATTGAAGTAGGAGACGATCCCCTCTTTACCGCCGGGAGCAAAACCTTTATCAATGAGCTGGTGAATCGTGCCGGTGGGATTAATATCGCTCAGGACGTGCAGGGCTACCAGATGTATAGTAGTGAGGCTGTGGTAGAAAAGAACCCGGATGTTATTCTTGCTCCGGATAGTTATTATGTAGATGTCAGACAGATCATTAAAAAGCGTCCTGGCTGGGTACAAATTAAAGCCGTCCGGAACAATCGCATTATTCATGAACTTGATTCAAATTTAATCAACCGCCCGGGGCCCCGTGCGGCCGAAGCTGTGGCAGCAATTGCACGGGCATTTTATCCCGAAATTTTCCCGGAAAAATCCCAGGATGAATGA
- a CDS encoding iron chelate uptake ABC transporter family permease subunit, translating to MSGTNWYFRLLCCLLILFLLLIVSALFSITLGSAAITPWAALKALFMHLPGGAALANSGLDPTVEAIIVQIRLPRVILALFVGAALSTAGAALQGLLRNPLADPYTLGVSSGAAVGAALTLIILRQGSPLETATLPLAAFLGALVTGLLVYHLAQVEGYLAVETLILAGVIMSSFMSAILSYLLTVAGENLHQIVYWLMGNLALRGSEYFIYTLPYLAGGIIVMCLFGRELNIMTFGEETAGQLGIAVEKTKRILLLVATLLTGVAVALAGTIGFVGLIVPHLIRLLLGPDHRILLPVSAAGGGIFLIWADTVARTILAPVELPVGVVTAFLGAPFFVYLLRTRKRRGF from the coding sequence ATGTCCGGAACTAACTGGTACTTCCGTTTGCTCTGTTGCCTCCTTATTCTTTTTTTGTTGCTTATTGTTTCTGCTTTGTTTAGCATAACGCTGGGAAGCGCGGCGATAACTCCCTGGGCGGCTTTAAAGGCACTGTTTATGCACCTTCCAGGGGGCGCAGCTTTAGCAAATAGCGGTTTGGACCCCACAGTTGAAGCGATCATCGTCCAGATCCGTCTCCCGCGCGTGATTTTAGCTCTTTTTGTAGGGGCCGCTTTGTCTACAGCCGGGGCTGCTCTTCAGGGGCTTTTGCGAAACCCTCTAGCAGACCCTTATACGCTCGGAGTCTCCTCGGGGGCTGCGGTGGGGGCGGCGCTTACCTTAATTATCCTTCGCCAGGGTTCTCCCCTGGAAACGGCGACCCTGCCCCTGGCCGCTTTTCTGGGTGCCCTGGTTACAGGGCTCCTGGTTTACCACCTGGCACAAGTCGAGGGATACCTTGCAGTAGAAACCCTAATTCTTGCAGGGGTGATCATGAGTTCTTTTATGTCCGCGATTCTCTCGTATTTGCTTACCGTTGCGGGGGAAAATCTCCACCAAATTGTATACTGGTTGATGGGGAATCTCGCGCTTCGAGGGAGTGAATATTTCATCTATACTTTGCCTTACCTGGCTGGTGGCATCATTGTGATGTGTTTATTCGGGCGCGAATTAAATATCATGACATTTGGCGAGGAAACAGCAGGACAACTGGGCATAGCAGTAGAAAAAACCAAACGAATATTACTCTTGGTTGCCACGCTCCTGACAGGTGTTGCCGTTGCCCTGGCGGGGACGATTGGTTTTGTAGGGTTAATTGTTCCACACCTTATAAGGCTTCTTTTGGGTCCCGACCACCGGATCTTGCTTCCCGTTTCTGCCGCAGGAGGAGGTATTTTTTTGATCTGGGCAGATACTGTTGCCCGGACAATCCTGGCACCCGTAGAACTTCCGGTAGGAGTGGTTACCGCCTTTTTAGGTGCCCCCTTTTTTGTGTATCTTTTGCGGACCCGGAAGCGCCGGGGTTTTTAG
- a CDS encoding heme ABC transporter ATP-binding protein → MEAVLKVHDVECRYGAHPALQGVSLVVPRGIFLGLIGPNAAGKSTLLKTLAATLKPKRGVVLFNGTELDKISRRAFAQHVSVVPQEATVSFPFSVYEVVMMGRHPHLGRFIRESERDFAIVREAMDAANCWHLRDRNILEISGGERQRVILARALAQEPEVILLDEPTNHLDLTAQLEILGVLKNLNAQRGLTVLAVFHDLNLASQFSDQLILLHEGKIFSAGTPESVLTREMIRAVYGTDVLVIKHPLTGSPQVVLLPRFHERKPALSQLHFHLICGGGIGAPLMGQLTRMGYLVSVGVLNIKDTDWEVAQALGLPVAEEKPFSPIGNEAYQANLKLARAADAVFLLDIPFGYGNLPNVQILEPLLASQKRCFLVDPVHLPERDYTGGRAVGLVAALRERSLSCIPDQQAVLQVIHGLGKEKDNAETAVREGSYSGLYRK, encoded by the coding sequence ATGGAGGCAGTCCTTAAAGTACATGACGTCGAGTGTCGTTACGGAGCCCACCCTGCCCTTCAGGGGGTGAGCCTGGTAGTTCCGCGCGGCATTTTCCTCGGATTAATTGGCCCTAATGCCGCCGGCAAATCTACCCTTCTGAAAACCCTGGCAGCCACTCTTAAACCAAAAAGAGGAGTAGTTCTTTTTAACGGTACCGAGCTAGATAAAATTTCAAGACGCGCCTTTGCGCAACACGTTTCTGTTGTTCCTCAGGAAGCAACCGTGAGCTTCCCCTTTTCCGTTTATGAGGTGGTCATGATGGGACGCCACCCTCATTTAGGGAGGTTTATCCGGGAAAGCGAGCGGGATTTTGCCATTGTCAGGGAGGCAATGGATGCGGCAAACTGCTGGCATTTAAGGGACCGCAATATTCTTGAAATCAGCGGAGGAGAGCGCCAACGGGTAATTCTGGCACGGGCGCTTGCACAGGAACCAGAAGTAATTTTATTGGATGAGCCGACAAACCATCTTGATCTAACTGCCCAGTTAGAGATCCTCGGCGTTCTTAAGAACCTCAACGCCCAGCGGGGGTTAACGGTGCTCGCCGTTTTTCACGATCTTAATCTTGCCTCCCAATTCAGCGATCAGTTGATTCTACTTCACGAGGGAAAGATTTTTTCCGCGGGTACCCCGGAAAGCGTTCTTACAAGAGAAATGATCCGGGCTGTCTACGGGACCGATGTCCTGGTCATTAAACATCCCTTGACAGGTTCGCCCCAGGTTGTCCTTTTACCCCGTTTTCACGAGAGAAAACCTGCGCTTTCTCAACTCCACTTCCATCTCATTTGCGGTGGAGGCATAGGGGCACCTTTAATGGGTCAGTTAACCAGAATGGGGTATCTTGTTTCGGTAGGGGTTCTGAATATCAAGGATACGGATTGGGAGGTTGCGCAGGCTCTTGGTCTACCTGTTGCTGAAGAAAAGCCTTTTTCTCCGATTGGGAACGAGGCATATCAGGCAAATTTAAAGTTGGCCCGGGCAGCTGATGCGGTTTTCCTTTTGGATATTCCTTTTGGTTACGGCAACCTTCCTAACGTCCAGATCCTCGAACCTCTTCTTGCTTCCCAAAAACGTTGCTTTTTAGTAGACCCCGTACATTTGCCGGAACGGGATTATACGGGGGGAAGGGCGGTAGGTCTGGTTGCAGCACTCCGGGAACGGAGTTTATCTTGCATCCCCGACCAGCAAGCCGTTCTTCAGGTGATCCACGGGCTAGGAAAGGAGAAGGACAATGCAGAGACCGCGGTTAGAGAAGGGTCTTATTCAGGTTTATACAGGAAATAG
- the cobO gene encoding cob(I)yrinic acid a,c-diamide adenosyltransferase, whose product MQRPRLEKGLIQVYTGNSKGKTTASLGLALRAIGHGFRVCVVQFLKGGAYTGELFAAQRLYPNLVVRQYGITCPYSALIRQGEAACRGCGGCFTEKGKGTEENRKLAQLGLRAAEDIIRSEEYDVVILDEINNAFYYELLSVDEVLPLLAGKPPQVEVILTGRHAPPEIIAQADLVTEMNLVKHPYEKGVPSRRGIEY is encoded by the coding sequence ATGCAGAGACCGCGGTTAGAGAAGGGTCTTATTCAGGTTTATACAGGAAATAGCAAAGGTAAAACTACTGCCTCCCTGGGGCTTGCCCTGCGCGCGATCGGACACGGCTTTCGGGTTTGCGTGGTCCAATTTTTAAAGGGAGGGGCCTATACCGGGGAATTGTTTGCTGCGCAGAGGCTGTACCCCAATCTCGTTGTTCGCCAGTATGGAATAACCTGCCCGTACAGCGCCTTAATCAGGCAGGGAGAGGCAGCTTGCCGGGGGTGTGGCGGGTGTTTCACCGAAAAAGGTAAGGGTACGGAAGAAAATCGAAAACTTGCTCAACTGGGTCTAAGAGCGGCTGAAGATATCATCCGTTCAGAAGAGTACGATGTCGTCATCCTTGACGAAATTAATAACGCTTTTTACTACGAGCTTCTTTCTGTAGATGAGGTCCTGCCGTTACTTGCCGGCAAACCTCCTCAAGTTGAAGTGATTCTCACGGGACGCCATGCTCCCCCTGAAATAATTGCGCAGGCGGATTTAGTTACCGAAATGAATTTGGTTAAGCACCCTTATGAAAAGGGAGTTCCCAGCCGGCGCGGGATTGAGTATTAG
- a CDS encoding HDOD domain-containing protein, which yields MKVSPDQIVQRVRDLPALPQIVARVLKLTDDPDSTVKELNDAICQDQALTAKVLRLANSAYYGFPRRISTIIEAIVILGFNTIRNLVLAVSVHNLLSKEVPGYQLGRGELWRHSIACAMAARTLARRTRFPSPDQAFIAGLLHDIGKVILSVYVSETFGELIKKVHEAKIPFPQAEEEILGFTHAVIGSKVADKWNLPLPLVEAIAFHHSPLNAKENPKLTVLVHLADALCMMMGIGLGGDGLYYPLVPEALSIVGLKAEDLEVIMGELGDLFADENTFLSGDEK from the coding sequence GTGAAAGTTTCTCCTGATCAGATCGTGCAGCGCGTTAGGGATCTACCTGCTTTACCCCAAATTGTTGCCCGGGTTTTAAAACTTACGGACGATCCTGACTCTACCGTTAAAGAACTGAACGACGCCATCTGCCAGGATCAGGCGCTCACAGCGAAGGTGCTCCGGCTGGCGAACTCTGCTTATTACGGATTTCCCCGCCGGATTAGCACCATTATTGAAGCAATTGTCATTTTAGGTTTTAACACGATTCGAAATTTAGTACTTGCGGTTTCGGTTCATAATTTACTCAGCAAGGAGGTACCGGGTTACCAGTTAGGGCGCGGAGAATTATGGCGCCATTCGATTGCCTGCGCGATGGCGGCGCGAACCCTGGCCCGGCGCACCCGGTTCCCGTCTCCTGACCAGGCCTTTATTGCGGGGCTTTTACATGACATCGGCAAGGTGATCCTGAGTGTTTATGTCAGCGAAACGTTCGGTGAATTGATTAAAAAAGTACATGAAGCAAAAATTCCATTTCCGCAGGCGGAAGAAGAGATTTTAGGGTTTACGCACGCAGTGATCGGCTCAAAAGTAGCAGATAAATGGAATTTGCCCCTTCCCCTCGTGGAAGCAATTGCCTTTCATCATAGTCCCCTGAATGCGAAGGAAAATCCCAAACTTACTGTTCTCGTACACCTTGCGGATGCCCTCTGCATGATGATGGGAATTGGTCTGGGGGGAGATGGTTTATATTATCCTCTCGTTCCGGAGGCACTTTCCATAGTGGGTTTGAAAGCGGAAGATCTTGAGGTGATTATGGGAGAATTAGGAGATTTGTTTGCGGATGAAAACACCTTCCTCTCCGGTGACGAAAAATAG
- a CDS encoding HutP family protein, with the protein MNGYGSRQVAAIAVLMALTETREEEVRKKAEFAKLGIKTAAVDLGGEFIGSVKKFIERGIVAAKREGVIKETHSDEGAVAGAAREALSQISPKAIGFNVGGKMGIARYKDHISVAVFFGIGLLHLDEVAIGLGHRAVP; encoded by the coding sequence TTGAACGGATATGGAAGCCGGCAGGTTGCTGCAATTGCTGTTTTGATGGCCCTTACAGAAACCCGCGAGGAAGAGGTCAGGAAAAAGGCCGAGTTTGCGAAATTGGGCATCAAAACCGCCGCCGTGGACCTGGGGGGAGAATTTATTGGTTCGGTGAAAAAATTTATCGAGCGCGGCATTGTTGCCGCTAAAAGAGAAGGTGTCATTAAAGAAACGCACAGTGACGAGGGAGCGGTTGCCGGTGCCGCGCGAGAAGCTCTGAGCCAGATCAGCCCGAAGGCGATTGGTTTTAATGTGGGAGGTAAGATGGGAATCGCTCGTTACAAGGATCACATCAGTGTCGCCGTTTTTTTCGGGATCGGACTCCTTCATTTAGACGAGGTTGCGATTGGTTTGGGCCACCGCGCCGTCCCTTGA
- the aroH gene encoding chorismate mutase — translation MREVWVRGIRGAVTVPENSPRAICEATKELLTLIVKENQISVEDIVSIIFSVSVDLNATFPAEAARELGWTMVPLLCTTEIPVPGSLEKCIRVLVHAYLARSQAEVRHVYLGDAVKLRPDLRG, via the coding sequence GTGAGAGAGGTTTGGGTCCGGGGCATCCGCGGGGCCGTTACAGTACCGGAAAATTCACCGCGCGCGATCTGTGAAGCTACCAAGGAGTTGCTTACATTAATTGTTAAGGAAAATCAAATCAGTGTTGAGGATATCGTCAGTATTATTTTTTCCGTTTCGGTCGATTTAAATGCTACCTTTCCTGCGGAAGCGGCCCGGGAACTCGGTTGGACGATGGTCCCCTTGCTTTGTACGACAGAAATACCCGTTCCCGGCTCCCTGGAAAAGTGTATCCGGGTTTTAGTTCACGCGTACCTGGCACGGTCGCAGGCGGAGGTACGGCATGTTTACCTTGGGGATGCCGTAAAATTGAGACCGGATCTTCGTGGCTAA
- a CDS encoding 4Fe-4S binding protein — protein MPPKVDLDKCTGCGTCVDVCPSEVFVIENEKCKVARPDDCTACESCTEECPEEAITLEE, from the coding sequence ATGCCGCCGAAAGTTGATCTCGACAAGTGTACTGGTTGTGGGACGTGTGTGGATGTTTGCCCGAGTGAAGTCTTCGTAATCGAAAACGAAAAATGTAAAGTTGCGCGACCGGATGATTGCACGGCGTGTGAGAGTTGCACCGAAGAGTGTCCCGAGGAGGCCATTACTTTAGAGGAGTAA
- the trpE gene encoding anthranilate synthase component I, whose translation MRRIGKQTSAHLGAGFFISRRKTKKVRILKPLIREIPADCETPVSLFAKLCPHPPAYLLESVEGGERIARYSFIGCVPFAVFRAKNGYVEVQEGRKRTIFKRDPLAVLSQIFEQFRVLSEEPLPPFVGGAAGYFGYDFAHYYERLPRKAVDDLQVPDCYLVLSRAAVVFDHVQGVIKIIVLDEMGEGRFSETGKILLAHLEARILAALRRPVFFRRHENETFHAGRIESNLKKPEFLARVRVAKQYIEAGDIFQVVISQRLKVPFQGSPFFLYRTLRRVNPSPYLFYFSLPEMQIIGSSPEMLLKRQGTLLITRPLAGTRPRGKNEAEDFQFEEELRNCQKERAEHVMLVDLGRNDLGRVSRYGSVAVTELLEIERYSHVMHLVSEVRGNLAPDQTVYDALKAVFPAGTVSGAPKIRAMEIIEELEPQRRGIYAGAVGYLSLTGHLDTCIAIRTILIKDGYFFAQAGAGIVADSDPEREYEETCNKAAALLKSLSPEVRR comes from the coding sequence ATGAGGCGTATTGGAAAGCAAACCAGCGCCCATTTGGGCGCTGGTTTTTTCATTTCTAGACGTAAAACAAAAAAAGTCCGGATTTTAAAACCTCTAATCCGGGAAATTCCTGCCGACTGCGAAACCCCGGTCTCTCTATTTGCAAAACTCTGCCCTCACCCGCCTGCTTACTTACTGGAAAGTGTCGAAGGGGGGGAACGCATTGCCCGTTACTCTTTCATCGGGTGCGTTCCGTTTGCCGTTTTCCGCGCCAAAAACGGCTATGTAGAAGTTCAAGAAGGAAGAAAGAGAACAATTTTTAAGCGGGACCCCCTTGCAGTGCTTTCCCAAATTTTTGAGCAGTTTCGGGTCCTGAGCGAGGAACCACTCCCTCCTTTCGTGGGTGGTGCCGCGGGTTACTTTGGGTACGATTTCGCCCATTACTACGAACGCCTGCCCAGAAAAGCGGTAGACGATCTTCAGGTTCCTGATTGTTATTTAGTTTTAAGCAGAGCCGCGGTTGTGTTCGACCACGTGCAGGGTGTAATTAAAATTATCGTGCTCGATGAAATGGGAGAGGGGAGGTTTTCAGAGACAGGAAAGATACTCCTGGCTCACCTTGAAGCGCGAATTCTAGCCGCCTTGCGCCGTCCGGTTTTTTTTAGAAGGCACGAGAATGAAACTTTCCATGCCGGCAGGATTGAAAGCAACTTGAAGAAACCGGAGTTTCTGGCACGCGTCCGGGTCGCCAAGCAGTACATTGAAGCGGGCGATATTTTTCAAGTTGTAATTTCGCAACGCCTCAAGGTTCCTTTTCAAGGAAGCCCCTTCTTTCTGTACCGTACCCTCCGCCGCGTGAATCCTTCGCCTTACCTGTTTTATTTCTCGCTTCCGGAAATGCAGATCATCGGTTCTTCTCCCGAGATGCTTCTCAAGCGTCAGGGAACCTTGCTGATTACCCGTCCCCTGGCGGGAACACGCCCCCGCGGAAAAAATGAAGCCGAGGATTTCCAGTTCGAAGAGGAGCTTCGCAATTGTCAGAAAGAGCGGGCCGAGCATGTAATGTTAGTCGATTTAGGCAGAAATGATTTAGGCCGGGTTTCCCGTTACGGTTCTGTAGCAGTAACCGAGCTTCTCGAAATTGAGCGCTACTCTCATGTGATGCACCTCGTTTCGGAAGTAAGGGGGAACCTGGCTCCAGATCAAACCGTTTACGATGCTTTAAAAGCCGTTTTTCCCGCAGGTACTGTTTCCGGCGCCCCGAAAATCCGGGCGATGGAGATTATCGAAGAGTTAGAACCCCAGCGCAGGGGGATCTATGCGGGAGCAGTGGGTTATTTAAGCCTGACGGGGCACCTCGATACCTGCATCGCCATCAGAACGATTTTAATTAAAGACGGGTATTTTTTTGCCCAGGCGGGAGCCGGAATTGTTGCAGATTCCGATCCTGAACGGGAGTATGAAGAAACCTGCAACAAGGCAGCGGCGTTACTCAAGTCTTTATCCCCTGAGGTAAGGAGGTAA